Within the Medicago truncatula cultivar Jemalong A17 chromosome 4, MtrunA17r5.0-ANR, whole genome shotgun sequence genome, the region ttaaaaaaattgcggTGACTCACCGTGATCCAGTCAATCTCTTCGGACTCTCTGAACACGCATTACCTTTAAGCATGTGTGCCATTTTCTACATGTCGAGACATTCTTGCCGTCAAAACATAGAAGCTACAAAACTAAACTTCTACTAAAACGTTGTTTCTTGTCGTGAGTTCCCTAAACTATTCCTAGAAGAacttaaattttcttaatttattctTCCTTCCTTCAAACTCTAGCTCCCATTGAGAAACCTTGCTAGCGGTAACTTTGTAATAATCAAATAACAACTCTCTTCAACTCGAGCAATTCCTGTGTGGACCTAAATATTTTGACACATGATTTGATCACacacttaaaaaaatgaatatcacataattatttaaaaaacacccatgatttaattattaaattttcttaattttctcttttttgtgaGTGTAATCAAATGATGTGACCAAAGTTTTGTGTCCATATAAGAATCATTCATTCAACTCATACTTATATACTACCTATATTCACAGAAAACTGAAAACTTAAGAATTGCGCAACTTATCAAGTTGAAAATTGTAAGGTCGAACGTCATGAtttgggttcgaacccgggacttcatagttgtgtgtgagtttaatttcagtggTTTACCGcttcatctaagacaaaaaaaatatagtataaaCTTGAGTTGTTTTGGAAATAAGTTTGAGCTCTTCTCTAAGATACATTTGTAAGTATGTggaaaaaatttctaaaaaaaaaaaaacgattggAATATTTACTTgatctttcaaaaattatttgttagattttttcattttgaaaccAATATGAACTAACCGAAAAACTAAGACAAATATATTGttatatgacaacttttgagataacattttttctcttttaagataataataataaagatagTAAGAATGCAATTTAGAGTATggtatcataaaaataatttgcaGAAATATCATCtcaaaaactaattaatatagAATAAAGGTAATGAATGAACCACCAGAGTGCAAAATTTTGGAGgtggtttagttttttttttgacacaaggAGGTGGTTTAGTTTGTTcttatgaaaaatattgttgtttaaaATCATCCACGTTctaattcttaaatagaataataatatCTCTTTTGCCACAATTGTCTTTACATGATATGAACACACAACACACAGTTCCATAAATAAGTAAAAGTGATAGCATGGCAGAGACTCGCAATTTCAGCCAATACAtacagagaagaagaagaataagtaGGAGCAGCATAAAATCCGAATTTGACTCTTCTCTGAAATTATCGCATTAGATCtcaatctatctatctatatgcagataaataaataaataaataaaatataaataaatccaTTTACCCGAATGTTATCTACTACCAATGCAATTTCCCTCATCTTCCGCTCCCGTGCTTCTGCCGGAGACCCCACCTCCTTCCCTCGTCTCTTCCACTCCTCACTCTCACTGCCCACCACTTCGGGAAGACTACCTGCCGTTGAAACTGGCGGCGCCGCAGTTAGACGCGCCGGTGGGAACGAGTGGATGAAGGTGAAAGCGAAGGAGAGAAAATGGTCACGAAATAGAGAAGGTTACATGTTTGATAATGGTGAGCCTCTTCCACTTCCCATGACTTATCCTGATTCTTCTCCTGTTTCGTCTCAAGAGATTGATCAGCGTCTTCAATGTGACCCCAAACTTGAGGTACTATTTCTCTCTTTCGTTTCACTTATTTTACCTTATCTACTTACATAACCAAACAACTTATACCTTAGTTATCTCATAACCACTTATCCTATAAGCAATTAATTAAGTGCTTCCACTCCCGGACCTTATAGAATTTATGTTATAATAATCTCTTAATTAGATTGTTTATGCAtaattgagttattttttgCCTCACATAATTGACTAGATATTCTGATGAGTTGTAGGATTGTAAAGAGGTGGTTTATGAATGGACTGGCAAGTGTCGTAGCTGCCAAGGATCGGGATATGTAAGCTACTATAACAAAAGAGGGAAAGAGGTCACTTGCAAATGCATTCCTTGTATGGGAATTGGTAATGCATTTCCTATTTACATTACATGCTTTTTTCGATTTTGGTCTTTTCGGCCTTACTGCTTTTTGTGCTGGTATACTTTTGACTAAATTTTGAgcattatgatttttttagtcAAGTAGCTTTCTGGCTAAACTCACACACCTTAAGTGTGGATGAATGGGGAATCTCGGGTTCGAACTTAGGGTCCACCACCATGTCAACATCCTTACTGCTACCTACAAATTATGATTCATTATATATGTAGCGAAGCAAGAGGGATTTGAGAGCGCTCATGACTATGAAATTCTTCTTTtgataaacaatataaaatgtCTTTAAAGGTTTTGCAACATATATATGATCACACTTGGAAAATATCCACAAAATACAGACATGtatgaattatgttattttgagatttttttttctttattcttttgtttgtttctatatACTGTTATATATGCCTAACTCTCCCCAAATGGTTGCAGCCTTATGGGGTGGAGTGGGGGAAGGGATTTTAGTAAACTCGGTGCTACTTAGCTATTTAAGGGCTTTGACTTCAAATGGCTGAAGTGCTCTTTAGGTTCTTTTTTGTATGTGGAACCTTTAGATATAGGCACACCTGATTGTCCCCTTTCTGCAGG harbors:
- the LOC25493034 gene encoding protein disulfide-isomerase SCO2, producing the protein MLSTTNAISLIFRSRASAGDPTSFPRLFHSSLSLPTTSGRLPAVETGGAAVRRAGGNEWMKVKAKERKWSRNREGYMFDNGEPLPLPMTYPDSSPVSSQEIDQRLQCDPKLEDCKEVVYEWTGKCRSCQGSGYVSYYNKRGKEVTCKCIPCMGIGYVQKITARKDIDLMEDLGNGKPS